In a genomic window of Geitlerinema sp. PCC 9228:
- a CDS encoding ABC transporter ATP-binding protein: protein MAPSRLQQLYSYMRPHRKRALLGILSLLVVNLLGVYIPLVIRDSIDRLQQMTQTSDTNSLSSFVPSILFILLLASMMWFVRVASRLLIFGVGRKVEFDLKQRIFQHLLVLEPGYFASSTVGDIINRATSDVDNVRRLLGFAVLSLINTLFAYVLTLPVMFSINFRLSLMAIAVYPLMLILVRAFSDRLRSEQMEVQENLSNLSELIQEDMSGISLVKIYAQEDNEQNAFQRLNQQLLGSNLKLAKTRNLLFPILTGLSSVSLLILLTFGTPALANGTLEVGGFVALILYVERLVFPTALLGFTLTTYQRGEVSIDRVESILTAIPQIRNVPHPIELPQPVSGRLQANNLTFSYPDTEQPALDGVTFDIQPGEMVAVVGTIGGGKSTLANAIARLIEIDPEQLYLDGCDITQIKLEALRSHIAYVPQESFLFSTTIRENIRYGDPSKSQAEVESAAKLAQVHSEILNFPQQYDTIVGERGITLSGGQRQRVSLARALLVDAPVLILDDALSSVDNQTATEILHNLAQIRGGRTVLFISHQMAAVSTLERIFVMDGGKIIQQGTHQKLLQEEGLYDKLWNQQKLEAMLK from the coding sequence ATGGCACCATCTCGTCTACAGCAATTATACAGCTACATGCGTCCCCACCGAAAGCGAGCGCTTTTGGGAATTCTATCGCTTTTGGTGGTGAACCTATTGGGGGTTTACATTCCCTTGGTCATTCGCGACAGCATCGATCGGCTGCAGCAAATGACCCAAACCTCAGATACGAACTCCCTGAGTTCCTTTGTTCCTTCCATTTTATTTATTCTCCTGTTAGCCAGCATGATGTGGTTTGTGCGGGTCGCCTCCCGACTGCTGATATTTGGGGTCGGCAGAAAAGTAGAATTTGACCTCAAACAACGAATTTTCCAACATTTGCTGGTTTTGGAACCGGGATATTTTGCTTCCAGTACCGTTGGCGATATCATTAACCGTGCCACAAGCGACGTAGACAACGTACGTCGCTTGTTAGGATTTGCCGTTTTAAGCTTAATCAACACCCTATTTGCTTATGTTTTGACCCTACCGGTCATGTTTTCCATTAACTTCCGTTTGAGTTTAATGGCGATCGCAGTTTATCCCCTCATGCTCATTTTGGTGCGTGCATTCAGCGATCGTTTGCGGAGCGAACAAATGGAAGTTCAAGAAAACCTCTCTAACTTAAGCGAACTAATTCAGGAAGACATGAGCGGCATTTCCTTGGTGAAAATATACGCTCAGGAAGACAACGAACAAAACGCCTTTCAACGTCTCAACCAACAACTGCTCGGTTCCAACTTAAAACTCGCCAAAACCCGCAATTTACTTTTTCCCATTCTTACCGGTCTTTCCAGCGTTAGCTTGCTCATTCTCCTAACCTTCGGTACCCCAGCACTAGCCAACGGTACCCTAGAAGTCGGTGGTTTCGTAGCATTAATCCTCTACGTAGAACGCCTGGTCTTTCCCACTGCCTTGTTAGGGTTTACCCTGACCACCTACCAACGCGGCGAAGTGAGCATCGATCGCGTAGAATCCATTCTCACAGCCATCCCCCAAATTCGCAACGTTCCCCATCCCATCGAACTTCCCCAACCCGTCAGCGGTCGCTTGCAAGCCAACAACTTAACCTTTTCCTATCCCGACACCGAACAACCCGCCTTAGACGGCGTCACCTTTGACATTCAGCCAGGAGAAATGGTGGCAGTGGTCGGTACCATCGGTGGTGGCAAATCCACCCTCGCCAACGCGATCGCGCGTTTGATCGAGATCGACCCCGAACAGCTATACCTAGACGGCTGTGACATCACCCAAATCAAACTAGAAGCTTTGCGTAGCCACATTGCCTACGTTCCCCAAGAAAGCTTTCTGTTCAGTACCACCATTCGGGAAAACATCCGCTACGGCGACCCCAGTAAATCCCAAGCGGAAGTCGAAAGTGCTGCCAAACTCGCACAAGTGCATTCCGAAATTCTGAACTTCCCCCAACAATACGACACCATCGTTGGCGAAAGAGGGATCACCCTCTCCGGCGGTCAGCGGCAACGGGTTTCCCTCGCCAGAGCCTTGCTGGTGGATGCGCCAGTTTTAATTTTAGACGACGCCCTTTCCAGCGTGGACAACCAAACCGCCACAGAAATCCTGCACAATTTGGCTCAAATTCGCGGCGGTCGTACGGTTTTGTTCATTTCCCACCAAATGGCAGCCGTATCCACCTTAGAACGGATTTTTGTCATGGATGGGGGCAAAATTATTCAACAGGGAACCCACCAAAAATTGCTGCAAGAAGAAGGTCTTTACGACAAACTCTGGAACCAGCAAAAACTGGAAGCCATGCTCAAGTAG